ACTTTGGGTGGGATCAAAGGTCCATTGACCGGCAAAGCTGGCGTGTGGAGTAGCAGCTTGCGACAAGCCTGCGATGATCAGAAGCAGAACTACGACAAGTATTCGTTTCATCGGATATGCCTCCCTGGGATTCGGCCAGATGGAGCCGAATGCCCTTGAAAGCCAGTGTGCAGGGTATACCTCTGTATAGGGTCAAGCAGGATTTTGAAGAAATCTTTGATGCCAGACTATCGTGACGCGGGACAGGTCCCGGGCGACTCAGGATAGACGGTCAGAGATTCCACGAGCTGGGAAAGATCGGCTCGCATCGTGCTGAGCGCGCTGATCTTCTCGTTGATTACAGCCAGGCGCTCGTTGGCCAACTCGATGATCTCGCGCACCGCAGCAGGCTGCATGGTTCTTGCGCCACGCGATGCCGAGGCACTCTTGTGCAACTGCACGAGCTGCTGGATCTCGCGCAGGGTAAAGCCCAATCCCTGACAGATGCGAATGAAGCGGACCCTCTCCAAGTCGCTCTCTTCGAAGCTCCGGTATCCGGAGGGGGTGCGCATGGGGCGGCGCAATAATCCCTCACGCTCATAGAAGCGCAGGGTCTGAATATTGACCTCGGCGCGGGCAGCGAGTTCTCCGATTCTCATGTCTCCATTTTGAACCTTGTACCGGGGTATAGGGTACAGTTGCATTTCTTGAATGCGCATCGCACTGGGGGAAAAGCCACGGA
This sequence is a window from Acidicapsa acidisoli. Protein-coding genes within it:
- a CDS encoding MerR family transcriptional regulator, with amino-acid sequence MRIGELAARAEVNIQTLRFYEREGLLRRPMRTPSGYRSFEESDLERVRFIRICQGLGFTLREIQQLVQLHKSASASRGARTMQPAAVREIIELANERLAVINEKISALSTMRADLSQLVESLTVYPESPGTCPASR